The genomic DNA ATGGCCGACCACGGCATTGACATTGCCTCAGTTGAAACGGAAGCCGTCAGGCTGGAACATGAGGGTAAGACGGCCATGTTTGTGGCTGTTGATGATGCAATGGCGGGAATTGTGGCCGTGGCCGACACGCTCAAAGAAACCTCCGCCCCGGCTGTCGCCGAACTCAAACGTCTGGGCATCCGCGTGCTGATGATTACCGGCGACAACCGCCGGACCGCGGATGCGGTTGCCCGGCAGGTCGGCATAGACCAGGTGCTGGCTGAAGTGCTGCCGGAAGATAAAGCGGGTGAGGTTAAGAAACTCCAGGCCGAGGGACTGAAGGTAGGCATGGTCGGCGATGGTATCAACGACGCCCCGGCGCTGGCCCAGGCTGATGTCGGCATTGCCATCGGTTCCGGAACCGATGTCGCCAAAGAAACCGGCCATGTCATTCTGGTCAGGGACGACATTCTGGACGTGGTGGCCGCGCTTCAGGTAGGACGGCAGACACTGGGACTGATCAGGCAGAATCTGTTTTGGGCTTTCGGATACAACACCCTGGCTATCCCGCTGGGGATGGGACTGCTCTATCCCTTTACCGGACAGATGGTTTCACCAGAACTGGCGGCACTGCTGATGGCCACCAGCTCATTATCGGTAACGCTGAACACACTGCGAATGCGCGGCTTTGTGCCCGCCATCCGCCGCAACGTTATTAAAGCCCGAGGCGCTGTATGAAAATAAAGCCCGGATTTGCCGCCGTCGTCTATACCGGTCTGTCGCTGCTGGGTTCAGCACTGTTTCTGATGGTAACTGCGTCTGGAGGCTATTCCGGAGTGGAGCGGATCGGCGGTTCCGTATGGATATTTATCCTGCTGATGATTGTGCTGATGCCGGCGATCACCGGCCTGACGAAAAAGTAGCCGCCCGGCTCACTCCAGCCCGGCGAGATAGCGGTCAATATCCGCCGCCGCCGCTTTACCGGCGCCCATGGCAGAAATAACGGTGGCGGCGCCGGTCACGATGTCGCCGCCGGCCCAGACAGCCTGTTTCCTAGTCAGGCCGGTTTGTTCATCGGCAATCACATTTCCTTTACCGGCGAATTCCAAATCCGGGGTAGCGCGGGCAATCAACGGATTAGGTCGGGTACCCAGCGCAATAATGGCCATGTCAACCGGCAGATTAAACTCGGAACCGGCCACCGGCACCGGCCGGCGACGACCGCTGGCATCGGGTTCACCCAGTTCCATCTTTTGACAGGTCATGCCGTTAACCCACTTGTGTTCGTTGATTTGAAAACTGACGGGATTGGTTAAATACAGAAAATCAATGCCTTCTTCTTCGGCGTTTTCCACTTCCTCAATCCGGGCCGGCATCTCTTCCCGGCTGCGCCGGTAAACTACGGTGACATGGGCCCCCAGTCTGACAGCACTCCGGGCAGCATCCATGGCTACATTGCCCCCGCCGATGACGACAACCTCCGTACCAACCTTTAGCGGTGTATCGTACTCTGGAAAGCGCCAGGCTTTCATCAGATTGACCCGGGATAAAAACTCATTGGCTGAATAAACTCCGGGTGCATTTTCACCTTCAATATTCAGGAAAAGCGGCAGTCCGGCACCGGTACCCAGGAACACCGCCTGGAAGCCGCCAGCCAGCAGTTCATCTATGGTCAGCGTCTTACCGATGACGGCGTTAAGTTCAATATTTACGCCCAGACTTTTGACGTAATCCACCTCAGACTGCACGATGCTTTTAGGTAAGCGAAACTCCGGTATGCCGTACATCAGTACGCCACCGGCAACGTGGAGGGATTCAAACACGGTGACCTCATGTCCCAGCCGGGCCAGTTCCGCCGCAGCGGTCAGACCGGCGGGACCGGCGCCGATGACGGCGACGCGCTTGCCGGTGGGTGCGCGGAGTTCTCCCGGGGCAGTTTTGGCCGACTGCCCCAATTCCCAGTCAGCAATGTAACGCTCCAGCCGCCCGATGGCGACCGGCGCTCCCTTTTTAGCCAGCGTACAAACAGCCTCGCACTGACTCTCCTGAGGGCAAACCCGGCCGCAGACGCCGGGCAACGCATTGGTCCGCTTAAGTATCCGGGCGGCTTCCGGCAGGTCGTTGTTTTTTAATGAACGGATAAAATCCGGTATTTCAATGGCCACCGGGCAACCAACCACACAGTTCCGGGCCTTGCAGTCAATACAGCGGGACGCCTCCTGTAAAGCCTCTTCAGCGGAATAACCCAGCGCGACTTCGTCAAAATTAAGCCGCCGTTGGTCTGCCGACTGCTTGGGCATCCCTACCCGGTTAAGGTCCAGCTTAGCCATGACAGACTCCGGTTTTCATCCCGGCCCCTCAGGACAGCGGCAAAGTTCCAGAGAACGCTTTTCTTCGTCAATATAGGTGCGCTGGCGCGACATGAATGAGTCCCAGTCAATGGCATGGGCATCAAATTCCGGGCCATCCACACAGGCAAAGCGGGTTTGTCCAGCCACCGACACCCGGCAACAACCGCACATACCGGTACCGTCAATCATAATGGGGTTCATACTGACAATGGTCTTGACGCCGTAAGGCTGAGTGGTCAGGGCGGAAAACTTCATCATAATGCTGGGGCCGATGGCAATAACCCGGTCAATTTTATCGCCCCGCTCCAGTTTTTCTTTTATCGGCTCGGTCACCACGCCTTTTCGGCCGGCGGAACCGTCATCGGTACTGATAATCAGTTCGTCACTGACCTCAGCCAAACGGTCCTGCCAGAAAAGCAGGTCTTTATTGCGCGCCCCGACAATGGTGATAATGTAATTACCGGCGGCTTTCATGGCCCGGGCAATGGGCATGATGGTCGCCGTAGCAAACCCTCCGGCCATCAGGCAGACAGTACCGAAGTTTTCCACTTCAGTGGGATTGCCGAGCGGGCCGACGAAATCAGCGATGCTGTCGCCGACCCCCAGCCGGGCGAGTTTGGTGGTAGTGGTGCCGACTTCCATAAATACCACAGACACGCTGCCTTCGGCGGCGTCCCAGTCAGCGATAGTCAGCGGAATGCGCTCCCCTTTTTCATCCACCCGCAGGATTACGAACTGACCGGCGGCAGCTTTTTGAGCCACCCGCGGCGCGTGAATACGATACAACCTGACTCTGGGGACCAGTTCGTCAACAGCAATAATGGGATACAATAAAACTCCTTGACGGCATTAACAGGATTAAGACTGAAGTACCAGTACCGTGCCATAATCTATCACTATAAGACCCCGTTGTTCAAGCCTGACGCGGCATAAAAAAGGGAGTGCGGCTGACCGCACTCCCTGATTCAGAACCGTAACGATTTTTAGTAATAGTCAAAGAATGACTGGTCAGCCGGCGGCTCATCGGCTTTGAGTGCCGCCTCATGTTTAGCTTCTTCTTCCTTGCGTTTGGCTTCCTCGGCGGCCTTGCGCTCAGCCTCGGCAGCCTCTTCAGCCTCTTTTTCTTCCGGTGTCGGCTCCGGCATCTTGACCTCAGCCGGGATGGACAGATGCATTTCCGAGAACTTCCAATTATCGTCAATCTTTTCCGCCACTGCCGTCAGGCGCATGTCCAATACCAGCTCTCTGGTATTTTTGGTCAGCGTCTCATAAAGATGGCTGGAGACCCAGGCTACATCACCGTTAGCCTTGATAGTGGTATAACCGTACTTCACCGCCACGGTATCCGCCATGGCGAAATGTTTCTCAAAACGTTCTTTAAGCTGTCCCGGGCCGATGCTCATCTCTTCCTGGCCCGGCCCGATGTTGAGCATATTGGGATCCTTGGTGGTTACATTCAGCAGCGCGTCAACATTTTTAGCCTCAAGCGCATATTTATACTCTTCAAGTAAGGCATTTATAGCGCTGCGTGTCTCAGAATCAGCTCTCATCTGTCATCTCTCCCTTTTTTATAAATCAATTGAAGTACTTTTATAGGCTAAACATGGCATCAGTGTCAAGCCTTTACGTTACGGTAATTATTGCTGACGCGCCACCGGCGACATGGCGCGCAGACGGCTGACAACCTCAGGCAAAACGGCCATCACCCGGTCAATCCCCGCCTTACCAGTCCCGCGCCCCAGTGATAAGCGCAGGGAACCGAAAGCCTGATGCGGCGGTAAGCCCAGGGCCGTCAAAACGTGCGAAGGCGAGGTGCTGGTCGAGGAACAAGCGGAACCCGGAGAAGCGGCAATGCCCGCCAGGTCCAGGTTAAGGCAAACCGACTCCCCCTCCACATAATCAAAACTGAAGTTGGCATTATTCGGCAGACGACGGGTCGGATGCCCGTTCAGGCGTGAACCCGGCACCCCGGCCAGAACGCCGGCAATCAGCCGGTCTCGCAGGAGCGTCAACCTTGAGGCTTCCGCGGTCAGGTCAGCAGCCGCCAGTTCAGCGGCTTTGCCGAGACCGATGATACCCGGCACATTTTCAGTACCGGAACGTTTGCCCCGCTCCTGCCCGCCGCCCCAAATCAGCGGCGCTATGCGGGTGCCCTTCCGGATATAAAGCGCACCGATGCCTTTAGGCCCGTACAACTTGTGGGCTGAAATGCTGAGTAAATCCACGCCCAGGGCCTGAACATCCACAGGAATCCGGCCGAACGCCTGCACCGCATCGGTATGCAGATAAACACCGGCCGGCCGGGTAATCCGGGATATGGCAGCCAAATCCTGAATGACCCCGATTTCATTATTAGCCAGAATGACGGAAACCAGCACCGTATCCGGCCGCAGGGCTTTTTCAACACTAACCGGGTCAACGAACCCCTGACCGTCAACCTGGAGTATCGTCACCGCGACACCCTGCTTTTCCAGAAAGTGACAGGTTTCCAGTACGGCGTGATGTTCAATCGCAGTGGTTATGATATGGGGATGACTCTTAGCCGAAGCCCGGCACACCCCAGCCAGCGCCATATTGTCGGCTTCGGTGCCGCCGCTGACAAAGGTTATCTCGTCAGACCGGGCGTTAATAACCCGGGCGCAGGCGGCGCGGGCGCCTTCAACCGCCTGCCGGGCTTGCTGGCCTTCAGCGTAGATTGCCGACGGATTCCCGGAAACAGCCTGAAAGTAAGGCTGCATGGCTTCTATAACTTCCGGGGCTACCGGAGTGGTGGCGGCATAATCCAGATAAATGCGAGTCATATCGTCTATTATAACCGAAACAAACCCAAAAAAGGCGGGCTAAAAATCATCCAGGCTGCTGAAAAATATTTCCGGTATTGAAGGGGTGTTTTCATTGACCCAGCGCTGCAGACAGGTCAGCGAACAGAAGCCGTAGCGTTTGATATCCTCCGGCCCTTTCAGATGAGATACGATATACCAGCCCTGCAACGTCAGGCATGGCAGATCCGAAGACTCCACCCCCTGGTTGCGGCCGCAGCCGTAGCAATGACAAGTACGTTCACTCAATACCGGTTCCAACCCTCAGGCCTAAAAGGGCCCCATATAACTGTATCTACCTTTCAATTATCCTTTTGATTCCGCGTTGTGTCAAACGGGTATACATCTGCCATCAGGGACCCGGTAGAATTCTGGCGAAAAGATTTCAGTTCCGGTATATTGGCATGAAACGCACAATGAATTAGAGAGACCCCATGTCTGATTATCCGCCCGCAGCAATGATAACCCGAACCCCTGAACTTGAGCGGGCAACTGCCGATATGCGACATTCCGATGTCCTTGCCGTTGACACCGAATCCAACAGCCGGCACCGTTACCCGGAACAACTCTGCCTCATCCAAATTGCCACCCGCCGTAAAATCTATCTGATTGACCCGATTTCGCTCAATGATATATCGGCGCTCCATGAGGTATTTAATGACAACACCATTAAGAAACTGTTTCATACCGCCGACTCCGACCTCCGCACGCTTGACCGGCACGGCGGCTTTCGTCTTAATAATGTCTACGACACCAAAATCGCCGCCCGTTTTATCGGCCTGACCCAATTCAGTCTGGTGGCCGTTATCCAGGAAATGCTCGGTCTCACCATTGAAAAAAAGGCGGCGTTGCAAAAAGCCGACTGGGGACAACGGCCGCTGTCAGGTGAAGCCGTTGACTATGCCGCCGGAGACGTTCGTTACCTCATCAGACTTCAGGAAGGACTGGACCAAAAACTGGAAGCTCTGGGCCGAACCGCCTGGGTATCGGAAGAAAACGCCCGGCTTGAAGCAGTCCGCTACAACCCGCCCGACCCCGAAACAGTTTATCTGTCGGTTAAAGGCGCCTATACGCTTAACCCGCGCGGTTTGGCCGTCCTGAAAAGTCTGGTTAGTTTTCGTGAAGCCGAAGCCCGGCGCTGGAACCGGCCGCCGTTTTATGTCATGCCGGACTCCGCCCTGATCAGCCTCGCGGTTAACCCCGTTGACGACCTTGCAGCAGTGCCCGGCATCGGGAAACACGTTTTGGACCGATTTGGACCAGCGCTCAAACAGGCCTTGCGCGCCGGGCTGTCGGCATCGCCGGTCATTCTGCCGTCAGTGAATCCGCCGCCGCGCCTGAACGCTCAGCAGTTGCAACGCCTTAACCGGCTCAAAGAATGGCGTTCCTCTATTTGCACCAACCTTTACCTGGAACCTGATCTCATCTGGCCGACCGCCAGCCTGGGACGTTTAGCCTTAGCACCGGACACGTTGCAGATTGAACTGGAAATGCCCGCCATTCGCCGGTGGCAGCGGGACAATTTTGGAATGACGCTTCAGGCGGTTTTGGATTCTGAGCCACCGCTCAATCCATAAACGGATGCCGGGCGGCCGAGATAGTACAGATAACTCAATTTGTTGATGGGTACACACTTCACCCTCAAATCAGGGGTTATAAGAGGACGTCAATATCTGAAGAGACAATACCGGGGTTTGAAAGGCAAACTGGGAAGAATTTAGAATACCCCCAAGGGAATTCGAATCCCTGTTGACGGCGTGAAAGGCCGTTGTCCTAGTCCACTAGACGATGGGGGCACGATAACCGAAGTAGTATAGCAAAAAACCTGTTCGCTGACAAACGTCAGGCGCGGTTTATGCTAAAATGACTGCCGATGAATAACCCGGATACACCCGAAGACTTGAAACCGCCGGCTGACGAACACCTGGCCCCTAAAAACGGCGTCTGGGTTCAGCGGCGGCTGTTACCGATACTGTCCATCGTATTCGTCGTCGTCATCGTCGGCGGCGTCCTGTATGTCTATAACTCCAACCCCGACCTGACCGCGAAACTTCAGGAATACGGCTATCTGGGTGCCTTTTTAATCAGTGCCATGCTCAATGCTACCGTTGTGCTGCCGGCGGGTAATTTTCTGGTACTCGCTGCCCTTGGGGCCGCGATGCCTTCGCCCACCTTTGTGGGTCTGGCCGCCGCATTGGGCGCGGCGATAGGTGAAATGACCGGTTATCTGGCCGGCTTTTCCGGCCGGGCGGTGGTGCCGCAACACCACAAGTGGTACCAACGCGTTCACGGCTGGTTGGACCGCTACGGCATGTGGGCTATCTTCGGGCTGTCGGCAGCACCGCTGGTCTTTGACGTGGCCGGCATTACCGCCGGAGTCATGCGTTTCCCGGCTCGCAAGTTCTTTATCGCCTGCTTCCTGGGCCGCAGCGTCCTCTACATCATCCTGGCCTGGGCCGGCGCACTGGGCTGGGATCAGGTTATTGACTGGCTGGCCGCTTAACCTTCAGAATCAACAACCCCCCAATCACAAAATAAAGCAGCGCCGCTGAAAGCATGACCTGATAACCCATATTAGCTGATACCCCGTTAAAATGGTCAATCACCGGACCGATGAGTCTGGCCAGCGCCGCCCCACCGGCGGTCGCCATATTGGCGATGGCCAGATAACGCGCTTCCTGACCGGGCACTACCAGATCCGCCGCCAGCGCCCAGTTAACCACCACAAAGGTACCGGTGGCATAACCGGTAATGGCAGCCGCCACATAAACCGCAGCGGCGGTCGGCCAGACGATCAGAATAAGAATACCAAATGCCCCGGTAAGCGCCGCCGCCATTGATAACCGGTGCCGCCCATACCGGTCTGCCAGATAACCTGCCGGAAACACCGACAACGCCATCCCCGCCACCGCTATTACCAGGAATCCGGCGGTCGCCCCGGCCGGGTCGCTCACGCCGATAACATCCCGGATATAATAAAGGGCAAATTGCTGGATTGTTGCCCCGGCCATAAGCACCAGAAGACGGGAGGCCAGAAACCAGCCGAATCCGGGCACTTCTTTAAGGTTAAAGCGGTAACTCAGCAGCGGGTTCTTGAATTTAGGCAGCGGTAAGACAATCGGCGGTTCCCGGAGGCGTTTCCACAGATAAACCAGGATTCCCATGTTCAACAACGCCAGTAGCCACAGCGCGGTCCACAATCCCCGGTCGTCTGCCATGGTATAGCCGGACAGGAGCCGACCGACCACCAGCACCGCCACCGCGCCGCCCATGATTTCCATCAATGACTTTAAAGATGAGGCCCTTCCGCGATAAGCCGGTGAAACCAGTTCCGGCAGATAACCCTGATAGGGACCTTGGGCGGTATTACTGGCCAGTTGCAGCAGACAATACAAGACAAACAAGGCTGCCAAACTGCCCGCCAGG from Dehalogenimonas sp. W includes the following:
- a CDS encoding VTT domain-containing protein, with the translated sequence MNNPDTPEDLKPPADEHLAPKNGVWVQRRLLPILSIVFVVVIVGGVLYVYNSNPDLTAKLQEYGYLGAFLISAMLNATVVLPAGNFLVLAALGAAMPSPTFVGLAAALGAAIGEMTGYLAGFSGRAVVPQHHKWYQRVHGWLDRYGMWAIFGLSAAPLVFDVAGITAGVMRFPARKFFIACFLGRSVLYIILAWAGALGWDQVIDWLAA
- a CDS encoding MFS transporter → MKRLRFPVLGISDYLKITILGLGLTALSQSLHGIILPLRVLDFVGEADKNTALGALTFTGLVIAALWQPVAGALSDSTVTRWGRRKPYVIGGGIAGLLLLPGIGLAGSLAALFVLYCLLQLASNTAQGPYQGYLPELVSPAYRGRASSLKSLMEIMGGAVAVLVVGRLLSGYTMADDRGLWTALWLLALLNMGILVYLWKRLREPPIVLPLPKFKNPLLSYRFNLKEVPGFGWFLASRLLVLMAGATIQQFALYYIRDVIGVSDPAGATAGFLVIAVAGMALSVFPAGYLADRYGRHRLSMAAALTGAFGILILIVWPTAAAVYVAAAITGYATGTFVVVNWALAADLVVPGQEARYLAIANMATAGGAALARLIGPVIDHFNGVSANMGYQVMLSAALLYFVIGGLLILKVKRPASQ
- the gltA gene encoding NADPH-dependent glutamate synthase; its protein translation is MAKLDLNRVGMPKQSADQRRLNFDEVALGYSAEEALQEASRCIDCKARNCVVGCPVAIEIPDFIRSLKNNDLPEAARILKRTNALPGVCGRVCPQESQCEAVCTLAKKGAPVAIGRLERYIADWELGQSAKTAPGELRAPTGKRVAVIGAGPAGLTAAAELARLGHEVTVFESLHVAGGVLMYGIPEFRLPKSIVQSEVDYVKSLGVNIELNAVIGKTLTIDELLAGGFQAVFLGTGAGLPLFLNIEGENAPGVYSANEFLSRVNLMKAWRFPEYDTPLKVGTEVVVIGGGNVAMDAARSAVRLGAHVTVVYRRSREEMPARIEEVENAEEEGIDFLYLTNPVSFQINEHKWVNGMTCQKMELGEPDASGRRRPVPVAGSEFNLPVDMAIIALGTRPNPLIARATPDLEFAGKGNVIADEQTGLTRKQAVWAGGDIVTGAATVISAMGAGKAAAADIDRYLAGLE
- a CDS encoding IscS subfamily cysteine desulfurase; the encoded protein is MTRIYLDYAATTPVAPEVIEAMQPYFQAVSGNPSAIYAEGQQARQAVEGARAACARVINARSDEITFVSGGTEADNMALAGVCRASAKSHPHIITTAIEHHAVLETCHFLEKQGVAVTILQVDGQGFVDPVSVEKALRPDTVLVSVILANNEIGVIQDLAAISRITRPAGVYLHTDAVQAFGRIPVDVQALGVDLLSISAHKLYGPKGIGALYIRKGTRIAPLIWGGGQERGKRSGTENVPGIIGLGKAAELAAADLTAEASRLTLLRDRLIAGVLAGVPGSRLNGHPTRRLPNNANFSFDYVEGESVCLNLDLAGIAASPGSACSSTSTSPSHVLTALGLPPHQAFGSLRLSLGRGTGKAGIDRVMAVLPEVVSRLRAMSPVARQQ
- a CDS encoding HRDC domain-containing protein, translating into MSDYPPAAMITRTPELERATADMRHSDVLAVDTESNSRHRYPEQLCLIQIATRRKIYLIDPISLNDISALHEVFNDNTIKKLFHTADSDLRTLDRHGGFRLNNVYDTKIAARFIGLTQFSLVAVIQEMLGLTIEKKAALQKADWGQRPLSGEAVDYAAGDVRYLIRLQEGLDQKLEALGRTAWVSEENARLEAVRYNPPDPETVYLSVKGAYTLNPRGLAVLKSLVSFREAEARRWNRPPFYVMPDSALISLAVNPVDDLAAVPGIGKHVLDRFGPALKQALRAGLSASPVILPSVNPPPRLNAQQLQRLNRLKEWRSSICTNLYLEPDLIWPTASLGRLALAPDTLQIELEMPAIRRWQRDNFGMTLQAVLDSEPPLNP
- a CDS encoding nuclear transport factor 2 family protein; translated protein: MRADSETRSAINALLEEYKYALEAKNVDALLNVTTKDPNMLNIGPGQEEMSIGPGQLKERFEKHFAMADTVAVKYGYTTIKANGDVAWVSSHLYETLTKNTRELVLDMRLTAVAEKIDDNWKFSEMHLSIPAEVKMPEPTPEEKEAEEAAEAERKAAEEAKRKEEEAKHEAALKADEPPADQSFFDYY
- a CDS encoding sulfide/dihydroorotate dehydrogenase-like FAD/NAD-binding protein encodes the protein MYPIIAVDELVPRVRLYRIHAPRVAQKAAAGQFVILRVDEKGERIPLTIADWDAAEGSVSVVFMEVGTTTTKLARLGVGDSIADFVGPLGNPTEVENFGTVCLMAGGFATATIMPIARAMKAAGNYIITIVGARNKDLLFWQDRLAEVSDELIISTDDGSAGRKGVVTEPIKEKLERGDKIDRVIAIGPSIMMKFSALTTQPYGVKTIVSMNPIMIDGTGMCGCCRVSVAGQTRFACVDGPEFDAHAIDWDSFMSRQRTYIDEEKRSLELCRCPEGPG